From Bacteroides uniformis:
ACCTCTGACAGCCGTAGTTATCGGTTGCCTGATATTCAATGAAAGCTTCACACCGGCCAGCGCCATCGGCATGGCGCTGATAATAACGGCCGTTACAGTCGTGGTGGTACACGAAAAGAAAAAGGAGAGTGAGAGTTGATTGTCCTTATTTCGCCTTTTTATAATCCGTGATGAAACCCTCCATCATCCACTTGGCCAAGGCCTGGCGGTTCGAACTGATTACAAAACGGCGCTGGTCAAAAGTGTTCTGGATATTTCCCAATTCCACGAATACGGAAGCGGGAGAAGTATTGGCTAACACATAAAGATTGCGTGCGCTGACAGTTCCGGTAAACCCACGGTTGGGCTGGTGCTTGTCATATTTCGATTCGAAAGTTTTCTTCATGGTCTTAGCCAGACGCTTGCTGTCGGGCTTGCTTTTAGAGTGGTAAAAGAACACATCGGTCTGATGGCTCTTACTGCGACTGTCCACATGAAGAAAAATGGCACGGCAATATTTATAGTTCTTGCGGTCCTTCTTGTAAAACTCATTGATTTTGGCGCAACGTTGCCGGAGACGTGCCACTTGGTTCAAGGGTATGGGAGCTCCCATGCACGTCTCACGTTTGCTGTTGGAAAGGTACTTGTCATCACGGATTCCGTCTTTAGCATCCTGGATAATGATACGGACTTCCGCCCCCTCTTGCATCAAGTTACGGGCAAGGCGCAAAGCCACATCATACGCATACTCATCTTCATGCAGTTCTATTTTGCCGATTCTGCCGATAGCTCCGGGGTCGGGGCCTCCATGCCCGCTCACTACATAAAAACAAGCGCCCTGCAAACGGTTGGATGTCACTTTTACACTGGCAAGCGCTTTCCCGAACAAAGGTTCATTGATTGTCTTCTTCCCATTGCCAACCGGCTTTGATAATGGGGGCAGTACATACTTCACTCCCAGCCGCAATTCCTCCTTCCCTTTAAGAAGTTTCTTGTTCAGCTCCAAAAACTCCTTATAATAGGCTCTCCCCAGGCGCTTGTTACGTTCCAGGAAAACAGAGATTCCTTCTCCACGTCTCGGACTATCCCGCTCTTCCTGAGCCGAAGCATTAAAAGCAAACAAAGTACAAAAGAGGATGGTCAGTAAACAAAATATGCGTTTCATATTCCAATTATTCATCATTTATTCGGTTCGCTACAAATTTCCAGCCGCTAATTTATAGCATTTTACCATACTTAAGCACAAAATTATAATTTTTTCCCTACTTTTGCGACAACTTACGCGATAATAGATAAGAAACTTTTAAAACAGATAACATTATGGCAAAGCAATTCAAGCCGGAGACGCTGTGCGTACAAGCCGGATGGACTCCTAAAAAGGGCGAGCCCCGTGTACTCCCCATCTATCAAAGTACAACTTTCAAATATGATACCAGCGAACAGATGGCACGCTTGTTCGACCTTGAAGACAGCGGCTATTTCTATACCCGCCTGCAGAACCCTACGAACGATGCTGTAGCCGCCAAGATTGCCGCCCTCGAAGGTGGTGTGGCCGCTATGCTGACATCCAGCGGACAAGCAGCCAACTTCTATGCCATTTTCAATATCTGCCAGGCAGGAGACCATTTTGTTTGCTCCTCTACCATCTATGGCGGAACATTCAACCTCTTCGGAGTAACTTTGAAGAAATTGGGCATCGACGTCACTTTCGTCAACCCGGATGCCAGCGAGGAAGAAATTTCCGCTGCTTTCCGCCCCAATACCAAGGCCCTATTCGGCGAAACCATCTCCAACCCTACGCTCGAAGTGCTCGATATAGAGAAGTTTGCCCGCATTGCCCACAGCCACGGCGTGCCCTTGATTGTGGACAACACCTTCCCTACCCCTATCAACTGCCGCCCGTTTGAGTGGGGTGCCGACATCGTAGTACACTCTACCACCAAATACATGGACGGACATGCCACCAGCGTAGGTGGAGCCATTGTAGACAGCGGTAACTTCGATTGGGATGCACACGCCGACAAATTCCCCGGACTGTGCACACCGGACGAGTCTTACCACGGACTGACTTATACGAAAGCCTTCGGCAAAATGGCTTACATCACCAAGGCTACAGCCCAACTGATGCGCGACCTGGGCAGCATCCAGTCTCCACAAAACGCATTCCTACTGAACCTGGGTCTGGAAACACTGCACCTGCGTATGCCCCAACATTGCAAGAATGCACAAGCGGTAGCCGAGTATCTTGCCCAGAACGACAAAGTGGCTTGGGTGAATTATTGTGGTCTGCCGGGCGACAAATACTACGAGCAGGCACAGAAGTACATGCCGAACGGCTCTTGCGGCGTTGTCACCTTCGGCTTGAAGGGCGGACGGGAAGAGTCTATCAAGTTTATGGATTCACTGAAACTGGCAGCCATCGTGACTCATGTGGCCGATGCACGTACTTGCGTGCTGCACCCAGCCAGCCATACACACCGCCAGTTGACAGACGAGCAACTGATGGAGGCAGGTGTACGCCCCGACCTGATTCGCTTCTCGGTAGGTATAGAGAATGCAGAGGATATTATTGCGGATATAGAACAAGCGCTGAACGCTTGATAAGGATAGAAATTTTAAAACTTTCTTGATATTTTTTTAGGTGCGAATTACGCGGATTTCACGGATTTAGTCCATTACATCC
This genomic window contains:
- a CDS encoding N-acetylmuramoyl-L-alanine amidase family protein is translated as MMNNWNMKRIFCLLTILFCTLFAFNASAQEERDSPRRGEGISVFLERNKRLGRAYYKEFLELNKKLLKGKEELRLGVKYVLPPLSKPVGNGKKTINEPLFGKALASVKVTSNRLQGACFYVVSGHGGPDPGAIGRIGKIELHEDEYAYDVALRLARNLMQEGAEVRIIIQDAKDGIRDDKYLSNSKRETCMGAPIPLNQVARLRQRCAKINEFYKKDRKNYKYCRAIFLHVDSRSKSHQTDVFFYHSKSKPDSKRLAKTMKKTFESKYDKHQPNRGFTGTVSARNLYVLANTSPASVFVELGNIQNTFDQRRFVISSNRQALAKWMMEGFITDYKKAK
- a CDS encoding O-acetylhomoserine aminocarboxypropyltransferase/cysteine synthase family protein produces the protein MAKQFKPETLCVQAGWTPKKGEPRVLPIYQSTTFKYDTSEQMARLFDLEDSGYFYTRLQNPTNDAVAAKIAALEGGVAAMLTSSGQAANFYAIFNICQAGDHFVCSSTIYGGTFNLFGVTLKKLGIDVTFVNPDASEEEISAAFRPNTKALFGETISNPTLEVLDIEKFARIAHSHGVPLIVDNTFPTPINCRPFEWGADIVVHSTTKYMDGHATSVGGAIVDSGNFDWDAHADKFPGLCTPDESYHGLTYTKAFGKMAYITKATAQLMRDLGSIQSPQNAFLLNLGLETLHLRMPQHCKNAQAVAEYLAQNDKVAWVNYCGLPGDKYYEQAQKYMPNGSCGVVTFGLKGGREESIKFMDSLKLAAIVTHVADARTCVLHPASHTHRQLTDEQLMEAGVRPDLIRFSVGIENAEDIIADIEQALNA